A region of Ictidomys tridecemlineatus isolate mIctTri1 chromosome 4, mIctTri1.hap1, whole genome shotgun sequence DNA encodes the following proteins:
- the LOC101961833 gene encoding sperm motility kinase Z, with product MVFHFRISSESSESSLDPPELDSYEPAFTDHYEVVRGIGEGGFATVKLARHRLTGAEVAVKALAKVLWNLPFLSEPDLMAGLDHPNVIQLFQVIETINYVYVVMEYAGRGNLRKLIAEPGGMPEEEARRLFRQTVRAVRYCHIKGIVHLDLKPENMALDESGNVKLIDFGLSARFTAGQKLNRFWGTLLYFAPEIVLGEAYEGPPADVWSLGVTLYFMLTGRRPFMASTAQQAKKLILEGAYDTPLNVSEGAQSLIREILTVDPTQRPTLEQVTRHRWLSQGEAASPSPSVQVLPELPDPTIIATMVNMGYDPYNTWMSLAKKKYDNAMATYLLLKHQRIQGAGCKHQVKCMSHGGVGPPLGPVDPPWVLPKKRSSEPALPSPREQLHQPGEAKQTQHKGGGSASVPAIQLHFLNMDTPPPSLTSQPHCVPSSPKPSSSQGTPEMGQSHHRVRGWKRVRRSIVTCTQQLCCVPCFSRTAIRSTVAPKDLPSQDRTNRTDGQPEHLSATWPQLPRPPGSQAGRSTSASTRSLLCP from the coding sequence ATGGTGTTCCATTTTAGGATAAGCAGTGAGAGTAGTGAGAGCAGCCTAGATCCCCCAGAGCTGGACTCCTATGAGCCCGCCTTCACAGACCATTATGAAGTTGTGCGGGGCATCGGGGAAGGGGGCTTCGCCACGGTGAAGCTTGCCCGCCATCGCCTGACTGGGGCAGAGGTTGCAGTGAAGGCCTTGGCAAAAGTCCTCTGGAACCTCCCCTTCCTATCTGAGCCAGATCTGATGGCGGGCTTGGACCACCCAAACGTGATCCAGCTCTTCCAGGTCATCGAGACCATCAACTATGTCTATGTTGTCATGGAATATGCAGGTAGGGGCAACCTACGGAAACTCATCGCGGAACCTGGTGGCATGCCGGAGGAGGAGGCCCGCAGGCTGTTCAGGCAGACTGTGCGGGCCGTGCGGTACTGCCACATCAAGGGCATCGTGCACCTGGACCTCAAGCCGGAGAACATGGCGCTGGATGAGAGCGGCAACGTGAAACTCATCGACTTTGGCCTGAGCGCCCGGTTCACAGCTGGGCAGAAGCTGAACAGGTTCTGGGGCACTCTCCTCTACTTTGCCCCTGAAATTGTCCTGGGGGAGGCATACGAGGGCCCCCCTGCCGACGTCTGGAGCCTGGGTGTCACTCTCTACTTCATGCTCACGGGGAGACGCCCATTTATGGCCAGCACTGCTCAGCAGGCGAAGAAGCTGATCTTGGAGGGAGCTTATGACACTCCCCTGAATGTTTCCGAGGGAGCCCAGAGCCTCATCCGTGAGATCCTGACGGTGGACCCCACCCAGAGGCCCACCCTAGAGCAGGTAACGAGGCACCGGTGGCTGAGCCAGGGTGAGGCAGCATCACCCAGTCCTTCTGTCCAGGTGCTCCCTGAACTCCCAGATCCCACAATTATAGCAACCATGGTCAACATGGGCTACGACCCCTATAACACCTGGATGTCCCTGGCCAAGAAAAAGTATGACAATGCGATGGCCACGTACCTCCTGCTCAAACACCAGAGAATCCAGGGGGCGGGCTGCAAGCACCAGGTGAAGTGCATGAGTCATGGCGGGGTTGGGCCTCCCCTGGGGCCTGTGGATCCCCCCTGGGTCCTCCCCAAGAAGCGTTCCAGTGAGCCTGCCCTTCCCTCACCCCGTGAGCAGCTGCACCAGCCTGGGGAGGCCAAGCAGACCCAGCACAAGGGTGGTGGCAGTGCCAGCGTGCCTGCCATCCAGCTGCACTTCCTCAACATGGACACACCCCCTCCCAGCCTCACCTCCCAGCCCCACTGTGTGCCCAGCTCACCCAAGCCCTCATCCTCCCAAGGGACCCCTGAGATGGGGCAATCCCACCACCGTGTCAGGGGTTggaagagggtgaggaggagCATTGTCACCTGCACCCAGCAGCTGTGCTGCGTACCATGCTTCAGTCGCACAGCAATCAGGAGCACAGTGGCTCCAAAGGACCTTCCGAGCCAAGACAGAACCAACAGAACCGACGGACAGCCAGAACACCTCAGTGCCACCTGGCCCCAGCTTCCCCGCCCGCCCGGGTCCCAGGCAGGCAGGAGCACCTCTGCATCCACCAGGAGTCTCCTCTGCCCCTAG